GAAGCCACCCGAGCTGATATTTTTATGGTAATCGGTACTTCGCTACAAGTGTATCCGGCTGCCGGATTATTGTACGATGTTCCCGAAGGTATTCCAATCTACATTATTGACCCTAGCATTCCTGATTATCACCCACAGCCCAATATTACTGCCATTGTTGAACCAGCCAGCTTGGGAGTACCGAAAGTAGTGCAACAACTTGTTGAAGAGTAGGATGGTAGAGGGTAGAATAGTAAAAGGTAGAAGGGTGAAAGGGCGTACAGACCATCCACCTTTAACCCTCTACCCTCCAACCTTTCTACCCCTTGCCATTCTTAAAGTATTTGTCTGGAAAGTCAATAAGATAGAGTTCTTGGGTGGCACGAGTGCAAGCGGTGTAGAGCCATCGGATAGTTTCCGAGGATGGAGCTTGTCGCTTCAAGTATCCCGGATCAACGAAGATCACGGGCCACTGCCCTCCTTGGGCTTTATGACAAGTGAGCGCGTAAGCGAATTTCACCTGTAGGGCATTTAGATACGGATCTTTCCGAATGGCTTTTAGTTGCTTGGATTTCTGAGGAATGTCGGCGTACTGTTCAGCTATCGCATCGTACAACTGCCGATTATCTTTGCTGCTGAGGGTAGGGGAGCTGCTGTGCAATGTTTTGGTCAGCACTTTACTTTCAAAGGGCGGTTGACGCGGATGGTCTACTAGTTTCAATTTCAAAGTAACAAAGTGAAAGTTGAACTTACGTTCATCTTCTTGTACCTCAAGAATCTCTACAAACTCACCGTTCGCTAAAAATCCTACTTTGGAAGATTTGGGGAGTACTCGATAGTTATTTCGTACCACCATCAGTAAATCACCCACTTCTAGCTCCTGCTGGCGGTGCAGAATATGCTGACGAATTAGCTGGTTGTAGTGAGTGGCTTCTTGGTTAGAGGCACAGATCAATAGTGTTTGCTGTAAGCCATACTTAAGGTAAGCATAACTCAGTCCTTGCTTAATTTTAGCAGACTGCATACGGTAAATGTCGGGGTAGGGATGGGTATCAAGCTGTGGAAGCGAAGTTTCTGCGTGGAGCGTGTTTCTTAGTGCCGTCGCGTTATGCAGAATGCCCTTTCGTTTTTGCTGCCGTATAACCTGGGTTAATTCATACGCAGCCACTGATAAACCGTAGGCATGACGCAGAATCTCGGCATTCAGAGCCACACTCAGAGAGTGCCCTACGGGCGGAAGCTGTGCCCGGTCGCCAATAATAATCAGCTTATTTCCAGGATGCTCAAAAACGTATTCTAGCAAATCTAGCAACATGGTTCGCTCAGTGCTCCGGTTATCTCCGCTTTCGTCTTCGTGACTAATCATGGAGGCCTCGTCTACCATAAAGATAGCTCTTTTCTGATAGTTCTTCCGTCGTTTAAATTCAATATTTCCTGAATACGGGTGCTGTACCTGCTTATAAATTTGACGATGAATCGTGTATGCC
This region of Tunicatimonas pelagia genomic DNA includes:
- a CDS encoding ATP-dependent DNA helicase, which produces MDSELTSVETTAYHWLKKYFKFPPTEEQDALFQQLKNFIEDQNIPKATFLLMGYAGTGKTTIIQSLAKTVRKYGYRTVLIAPTGRATKVLAKYSKRKAYTIHRQIYKQVQHPYSGNIEFKRRKNYQKRAIFMVDEASMISHEDESGDNRSTERTMLLDLLEYVFEHPGNKLIIIGDRAQLPPVGHSLSVALNAEILRHAYGLSVAAYELTQVIRQQKRKGILHNATALRNTLHAETSLPQLDTHPYPDIYRMQSAKIKQGLSYAYLKYGLQQTLLICASNQEATHYNQLIRQHILHRQQELEVGDLLMVVRNNYRVLPKSSKVGFLANGEFVEILEVQEDERKFNFHFVTLKLKLVDHPRQPPFESKVLTKTLHSSSPTLSSKDNRQLYDAIAEQYADIPQKSKQLKAIRKDPYLNALQVKFAYALTCHKAQGGQWPVIFVDPGYLKRQAPSSETIRWLYTACTRATQELYLIDFPDKYFKNGKG